A stretch of the Medicago truncatula cultivar Jemalong A17 chromosome 5, MtrunA17r5.0-ANR, whole genome shotgun sequence genome encodes the following:
- the LOC11409352 gene encoding transcription factor bHLH93 isoform X2 has translation MELSQLGFLEELLAPRKDTWNTLSTGLNELLLPNGWTFDSFDENLLINPSLNPSFASFSTPLDHRFECPYGTDASSLSYPYLDGFSVPEFDDSAPVLPQQESIEEFGFVGSENKRFEESKISCKVEEQVSETPVFNMGLCGEKKAKSKRVEGQPSKNLMAERRRRKRLNDRLSMLRSIVPKISKMDRTSILGDTIDYMKELLERISKLQEEIEKEGTNQINLLGISKELKPNEVMFDVERRDQDTRISICCATKPGLLLSTVNTLEALGLEIHQCVISSFNDFSLQASCSEVAGQRNCMNPEEIKQSLFRNAGYGGRCL, from the exons atggaacTTTCTCAACTTGGTTTTCTTGAGGAGCTACTAGCTCCAAGAAAAGACACATGGAATACTTTATCCACTGGTTTGAATGAGTTACTACTCCCTAATGGTTGGACCTTTGACTCATTTGATGAAAATCTTCTCATCAATCCATCTTTAAACCCTTCATTTGCTTCATTCTCAACACCATTAGACCATAGATTTGAATGTCCTTATGGAACTGATGCATCATCATTATCATACCCTTATCTTGATGGATTCTCAGTTCCAGAGTTTGATGATTCAGCACCAGTTTTACCACAACAAGAAAGTATTGAAGAGTTTGGATTTGTTGGAAGTGAGAACAAGAGGTTTGAAGAGAGTAAAATCAGCTGCAAAGTTGAGGAACAAGTTAGTGAGACACCAGTTTTTAACATGGGTTTGTGTGGTGAGAAAAAAGCCAAATCCAAAAGGGTTGAAGGACAGCCTTCAAAGAATCTTATGGCTgaaagaaggagaagaaagcGTTTGAATGACAGGCTTTCCATGCTTAGGTCAATTGTCCCTAAGATCAGCAAG aTGGACAGGACATCAATTCTTGGAGATACAATTGATTACATGAAAGAGCTTCTAGAAAGGATTAGTAAGTTAcaagaagaaatagagaaagaagGAACAAATCAGATAAACCTTTTAGGAATTTCTAAGGAGTTAAAGCCAAATGAAGTAATG ttTGATGTTGAGAGGAGAGACCAGGACACAAGAATCAGTATCTGCTGTGCCACAAAGCCAGGATTGTTACTGTCAACAGTGAACACATTAGAAGCATTAGGCCTTGAGATTCATCAGTGTGTTATAAGCAGTTTCAATGATTTTTCATTGCAAGCATCTTGCTCAGAG GTAGCTGGTCAGAGAAATTGTATGAACCCTGAAGAGATAAAGCAATCACTATTCAGGAATGCAGGTTATGGTGGGAGATGTCTCTAG
- the LOC11409352 gene encoding transcription factor bHLH93 isoform X1 — protein MELSQLGFLEELLAPRKDTWNTLSTGLNELLLPNGWTFDSFDENLLINPSLNPSFASFSTPLDHRFECPYGTDASSLSYPYLDGFSVPEFDDSAPVLPQQESIEEFGFVGSENKRFEESKISCKVEEQVSETPVFNMGLCGEKKAKSKRVEGQPSKNLMAERRRRKRLNDRLSMLRSIVPKISKMDRTSILGDTIDYMKELLERISKLQEEIEKEGTNQINLLGISKELKPNEVMVRNSPKFDVERRDQDTRISICCATKPGLLLSTVNTLEALGLEIHQCVISSFNDFSLQASCSEVAGQRNCMNPEEIKQSLFRNAGYGGRCL, from the exons atggaacTTTCTCAACTTGGTTTTCTTGAGGAGCTACTAGCTCCAAGAAAAGACACATGGAATACTTTATCCACTGGTTTGAATGAGTTACTACTCCCTAATGGTTGGACCTTTGACTCATTTGATGAAAATCTTCTCATCAATCCATCTTTAAACCCTTCATTTGCTTCATTCTCAACACCATTAGACCATAGATTTGAATGTCCTTATGGAACTGATGCATCATCATTATCATACCCTTATCTTGATGGATTCTCAGTTCCAGAGTTTGATGATTCAGCACCAGTTTTACCACAACAAGAAAGTATTGAAGAGTTTGGATTTGTTGGAAGTGAGAACAAGAGGTTTGAAGAGAGTAAAATCAGCTGCAAAGTTGAGGAACAAGTTAGTGAGACACCAGTTTTTAACATGGGTTTGTGTGGTGAGAAAAAAGCCAAATCCAAAAGGGTTGAAGGACAGCCTTCAAAGAATCTTATGGCTgaaagaaggagaagaaagcGTTTGAATGACAGGCTTTCCATGCTTAGGTCAATTGTCCCTAAGATCAGCAAG aTGGACAGGACATCAATTCTTGGAGATACAATTGATTACATGAAAGAGCTTCTAGAAAGGATTAGTAAGTTAcaagaagaaatagagaaagaagGAACAAATCAGATAAACCTTTTAGGAATTTCTAAGGAGTTAAAGCCAAATGAAGTAATGGTAAGAAATTCCCCTAAG ttTGATGTTGAGAGGAGAGACCAGGACACAAGAATCAGTATCTGCTGTGCCACAAAGCCAGGATTGTTACTGTCAACAGTGAACACATTAGAAGCATTAGGCCTTGAGATTCATCAGTGTGTTATAAGCAGTTTCAATGATTTTTCATTGCAAGCATCTTGCTCAGAG GTAGCTGGTCAGAGAAATTGTATGAACCCTGAAGAGATAAAGCAATCACTATTCAGGAATGCAGGTTATGGTGGGAGATGTCTCTAG
- the LOC11406272 gene encoding uncharacterized protein, producing the protein MLLSSLIISQNQVSRNQFLAFLKNNKAIFFASAESIVPTHQLFVKMGNRKPTVVYPPGTPRRSSRLLLLHENSNPTTPKPKSSTQSRSKTVRLLRRSPRFLKKNDVKVSEFGSCDSTRKTSPEGKWKKCSGVIDKGVVGEGGRKRRRKRGGDGIDEGGKKEEIEGGVEGGEIVEELMKEEIEGGVKRKRKRVGGVVAEGWSKEQELALSTAYFTAKPSPHFWKNVSKLVPGKSKQDCFDRVHHDFHTPPQCQPRSRAKAINSSPLHQFSISASKLLIPTGKKAGKSNILKPKSIVTQKSIENLLQRHLKVDQNHKGDIFSVLEPNIDFSTNAILPGQELCTPKQQKENQGFLQSSSIHKHKKSLSRFSGSSDVKDLASPPVLKQVKNKVQHEKYVNQLRFRDLRRRAASTRAKKSVGGEGKGIQKTDVVKAAKVALLSEARDAIKNFQQSQINFMGNTCSSDEDNDDDIGVEDESP; encoded by the exons ATGCTTTTGTCTTCGTTGATTATTTCTCAAAATCAAGTTTCACGAAACCAATTTCTTGCATTCCTCAAAAACAACAAAGCTATTTTCTTTGCTTCAGCAGAATCAATCGTCCCCACCCACCAACTGTTTGTGAAAATGGGAAACAGAAAACCCACCGTCGTGTACCCACCTGGCACCCCACGAAGATCATCGAGACTCCTTCTCCTCCATGAAAACAGCAACCCTACCACCCCAAAACCCAAATCTTCTACCCAATCAAGATCCAAAACCGTTAGGTTGCTTAGACGATCTCCTAGATTCTTGAAGAAAAATGATGTTAAAGTGAGTGAATTTGGTTCTTGTGATTCGACCAGAAAAACGAGTCCCGAaggaaaatggaagaaatgtAGTGGGGTTATTGATAAGGGAGTTGTAGGTGAAGGTGgtagaaaaaggagaagaaagcGCGGTGGCGATGGAATTGATGAAGGGGGGAAGAAGGAAGAGATTGAAGGTGGAGTAGAAGGCGGTGAAATAGTGGAAGAGTTGATGAAGGAAGAAATTGAAGGTGGTgtgaaaaggaagagaaaacgCGTTGGTGGTGTAGTTGCGGAAGGGTGGAGTAAGGAACAAGAGTTGGCTTTGAGCACAGCTTATTTTACTGCAAAACCTAGTCCTCATTTCTGGAAGAATGTTTCGAAACTG GTACCTGGGAAGTCTAAACAAGATTGCTTCGATAGAGTTCACCACGACTTCCACACACCACCTCAATGTCAGCCTCGATCAAGGGCAAAGGCAATCAACTCATCACCCCTTCATCAATTCTCAATATCTGCAAGTAAACTGCTCATACCTACTGGAAAGAAGGCTGGCAAATCAAATATTCTCAAACCAAAGAGCATCGTTACTCAGAAGTCTATTGAGAATCTGTTACAGCGCCATCTTAAAGTTGATCAAAATCATAAAGGGGACATATTTTCTGTTCTTGAACCCAACATTGATTTTTCTACTAATGCTATTCTACCTGGTCAAGAACTGTGTACTCCAAAGCAACAAAAGGAAAATCAAGGGTTCCTACAATCATCTTCAATTCATAAGCATAAGAAGTCTCTTTCTAGATTTAGCGGCTCATCAGATGTTAAAGATCTTGCTAGTCCACCTGTGCTAAAGCAAGTAAAGAACAAGGTGCAGCATGAAAAATATGTGAATCAATTAAGATTTAGGGACCTTAGGAGAAGAGCAGCATCTACACGGGCAAAAAAATCTGTAGGTGGAGAAGGAAAAGGCATTCAGAAAACAGATGTTGTTAAAGCAGCAAAAGTTGCATTGCTTTCTGAAGCTAGAGATGCTATCAAAAATTTTCAGCAATCTCAAATCAATTTCATGGGAAACACTTGCAGTTCTGATGAGGACAATGACGATGACATTGGAGTTGAAGATGAAAGTCCATAG